The genomic segment TATGATGTAAAGATAATTAATGGGCAGATAGCAGTAAATCCCGGTGCGTTTTATAACAGCTTGCAGGCATCGCGTAATGGCTATATTGCCAGTGAATATGAGGAGCGGTCAATAAAGGCAAATACTATCATTACTACACTGAGGCTGTACTATCAGGTACTGTTAACGAAAGAGTTAATTAGCATGCATGAAGAATCGCTGAAGGCACTGGAGGAAAATCTCAGAGTAGTGACAGTGGGTTATCAGAAAGGCACGTTTTCCAAGCTGGATTTTCTGCGTGCAAAGGTTGCCTATAATAATGAAAAGACGCAGCTTATTAATGCTAAAAATGATTATTTGACGGTGTGTGCAACGTTCAACATACAGTTAAACAGAGAGATAAATGAACCTGTAGAGCTTGATGAATCAGCACTCATGGTAAGTAATGATGATTTGCAGTATCTTTCACTGGAAGAAGAAAAGGAGATAGCTCTTATTAAGGAACTTGTTGCACTATCACTCAAAAACAGACCCGAGTTATTGCAATTAACCCATTCTAAAAAAGCTTTAGAATATGCATCGGATGCAGCTGCATCGGTATACCTGTGGCCAAGCTTGTTTGTAAGTGGGAACTATGGATCAACCAAATCTATTTCTAAGGAAACCAATGGGTTCCAACCTACAGGGAACCCAGCAATAGATCCCATCTTAGAAGCAATGAGTCAGGGC from the Spirochaetota bacterium genome contains:
- a CDS encoding TolC family protein yields the protein YDVKIINGQIAVNPGAFYNSLQASRNGYIASEYEERSIKANTIITTLRLYYQVLLTKELISMHEESLKALEENLRVVTVGYQKGTFSKLDFLRAKVAYNNEKTQLINAKNDYLTVCATFNIQLNREINEPVELDESALMVSNDDLQYLSLEEEKEIALIKELVALSLKNRPELLQLTHSKKALEYASDAAASVYLWPSLFVSGNYGSTKSISKETNGFQPTGNPAIDPILEAMSQGMSESFAPKGWNDHWMITFGATYQWGAWSPIDSSHAKAKQLESQANQLDLQLEDFVKSVRLDIQRGFLKLKSASNSIYSQQGNVETAEESLKTATTQFRNGIIDNSKFLEANVALIQAKTLYIQSLYDYKVSQAELNKSIGVDYFKIY